A DNA window from Propionispora vibrioides contains the following coding sequences:
- the mtaB gene encoding tRNA (N(6)-L-threonylcarbamoyladenosine(37)-C(2))-methylthiotransferase MtaB, which produces MPLVAFTTLGCKVNQYETELMESLFKLEGYDVVDFHDFSDVYVINTCSVTHLGEKKSRQLIRKAMKNNPAAIIAVTGCYAQVSPEQVEAIEGVDVIIGTKDRRRVVELVSEAAQSKKRINIVGNVMTSTEFEDVPLLQAPGRTRAFLKIQDGCTNFCTYCIIPYARGALKSRPLASIRQEAERLIQAGFKEIVLTGIHLGAYGRDNNHSLVDAVKTILDLDGLVRLRLGSLESIEVEDELIAIMKQDERLCHHLHLPLQSGSDTILRAMNRHYRAAEYRALLANIREAIPDVAISTDIIVGFPGETDALFAETLDFAGSMGFARVHTFPYSKRQGTPAANYPDQVGEDIKKQRVQALQELAAAQAAHFNKQYIGQEVRVLFENKKTDIAEGLTDHYVRVYAKGSQEVRGKISQVRIEAAYRDGLWGVIVQN; this is translated from the coding sequence GTGCCGTTGGTTGCATTTACTACGTTAGGCTGCAAAGTGAATCAGTATGAAACAGAGCTTATGGAAAGTCTGTTTAAGCTGGAAGGCTATGACGTTGTTGACTTCCATGATTTTTCCGATGTATATGTCATCAATACCTGTTCTGTCACTCATCTGGGAGAAAAAAAGTCCAGGCAGCTAATTCGTAAGGCAATGAAAAATAATCCGGCAGCCATTATTGCTGTAACAGGCTGCTATGCACAGGTTTCACCGGAACAGGTAGAGGCTATAGAAGGTGTGGATGTCATTATCGGCACCAAGGATCGGCGGCGTGTGGTAGAACTGGTCAGCGAGGCCGCACAATCTAAGAAACGGATTAATATTGTCGGTAATGTCATGACGTCGACAGAATTCGAAGATGTGCCACTGTTGCAAGCTCCCGGACGGACACGGGCGTTTTTAAAAATACAGGATGGTTGCACTAATTTTTGTACTTATTGCATTATTCCCTACGCCAGAGGCGCTCTGAAATCAAGGCCGCTCGCCAGCATCCGGCAGGAGGCTGAACGGTTGATTCAGGCCGGTTTCAAGGAAATTGTATTAACAGGCATTCACTTGGGGGCCTATGGCCGTGATAATAACCATAGTTTGGTTGATGCTGTCAAAACGATTCTTGATTTGGACGGACTTGTCCGCTTGCGGTTAGGATCGCTGGAATCCATCGAAGTAGAGGATGAGTTGATTGCGATTATGAAGCAGGATGAACGGCTCTGCCATCATTTGCATCTGCCGCTCCAGTCGGGAAGCGATACCATTTTGCGGGCAATGAACCGCCATTATCGAGCGGCAGAGTATCGCGCGCTCCTTGCCAATATTCGTGAAGCAATACCGGATGTTGCTATTTCAACGGATATCATTGTCGGTTTCCCGGGTGAGACGGACGCTTTATTTGCCGAAACGCTGGATTTTGCCGGCAGCATGGGATTTGCCAGAGTTCATACTTTTCCCTACTCCAAGCGACAGGGGACACCAGCCGCGAATTATCCTGACCAGGTCGGCGAAGATATAAAAAAACAGCGTGTTCAGGCCCTCCAGGAGTTAGCGGCGGCTCAGGCTGCTCACTTTAATAAGCAGTATATCGGGCAGGAGGTAAGAGTACTGTTTGAAAATAAAAAGACAGATATCGCGGAAGGCTTGACGGATCATTATGTTCGCGTATATGCCAAAGGATCGCAGGAAGTAAGGGGAAAGATCAGCCAAGTCCGAATCGAAGCAGCCTATCGTGATGGCCTGTGGGGTGTTATTGTACAGAATTAG
- a CDS encoding 16S rRNA (uracil(1498)-N(3))-methyltransferase yields MRRFFLKGQLGPTVTITGPDAYHINRVLRMKPGERVTLIAEDGQAAIAVIQQVEENCIQLCPEEMIKEERESPVKVSLAQCLPKSDKMDYIVQKAVELGVDSIIPVISQNIVVRYDAKKKAERVSRWQKIAGEAAKQSGRLQVPVVAAVQDLAKLFQHIDKESKVLLLYEGQVDSTLKQVLRNGDSRHYTIIVGPEGGFSPDEVQLCRSMGALVVTLGPRILRTETAPVAAISIVMYECGDMGGE; encoded by the coding sequence ATGCGCCGCTTTTTTCTTAAGGGGCAACTAGGGCCGACGGTAACCATTACCGGACCGGATGCCTATCATATAAACCGTGTTTTGCGTATGAAACCGGGTGAACGGGTTACGCTAATTGCTGAGGATGGACAGGCCGCGATTGCGGTGATTCAACAGGTGGAGGAAAACTGCATTCAGCTTTGTCCGGAAGAAATGATCAAGGAAGAAAGAGAATCGCCGGTGAAGGTCTCGCTGGCGCAATGCCTGCCGAAAAGCGATAAGATGGATTATATTGTGCAAAAAGCAGTGGAGCTTGGTGTGGACAGCATTATTCCGGTTATTTCGCAGAATATCGTTGTTCGCTATGATGCCAAGAAAAAAGCGGAACGGGTCAGTAGATGGCAGAAAATTGCCGGCGAGGCGGCAAAACAATCGGGGCGGCTGCAGGTTCCCGTTGTAGCGGCTGTGCAGGATTTAGCCAAACTGTTTCAGCATATCGATAAAGAGAGCAAAGTCCTTCTGTTATATGAAGGACAGGTTGACAGCACATTAAAGCAGGTTTTACGCAATGGAGACAGCCGGCATTATACAATCATTGTCGGACCGGAGGGCGGCTTTAGTCCCGATGAGGTTCAATTATGCCGGAGTATGGGCGCTTTGGTTGTTACACTGGGACCGCGCATTTTACGTACGGAAACGGCACCGGTTGCCGCCATTTCGATTGTTATGTATGAATGTGGCGACATGGGGGGTGAGTAG
- the prmA gene encoding 50S ribosomal protein L11 methyltransferase, translated as MKWAEISIQTTHEATEAVANIFHDLGASGVVIEDPELVNAYRRAGAWDYCDIPEETDVETVTVKAYLPMNEELDDKLASFEQRVNELVNHNLDKGKGAIACKEVQEEDWESSWKEYFHPTRISPQIIIKPSWEEYVAIPNDIVIELDPGMAFGTGTHHTTMMCAQCLEEVVREGSVVFDVGTGSGILAVAAAKLGAKSVKAVDLDPVAVRVAQENVTINQVEHLISVARGDLLTGVEGQADVIVANIIADIIIHLLKDIPAKLKKDGCFIASGIIVERLSDVTAAAIEQNFIVEKVVENGGWVAMVMRKRGV; from the coding sequence ATGAAGTGGGCTGAAATCAGTATCCAGACGACACATGAGGCTACCGAGGCGGTAGCTAATATTTTTCATGATTTAGGAGCCAGCGGGGTTGTCATTGAAGACCCTGAGCTGGTTAATGCTTACCGGCGCGCGGGAGCCTGGGATTATTGCGATATTCCCGAGGAAACTGATGTGGAAACCGTTACTGTGAAAGCCTACTTGCCGATGAATGAAGAATTGGACGATAAGCTGGCCTCATTTGAACAGCGGGTTAATGAACTGGTAAACCATAACCTTGATAAGGGCAAAGGTGCCATTGCCTGCAAAGAAGTTCAGGAAGAGGACTGGGAGTCTTCCTGGAAAGAATATTTTCATCCCACGCGGATCAGCCCGCAGATTATTATCAAGCCCTCCTGGGAAGAATACGTGGCTATCCCCAATGATATTGTCATTGAACTTGATCCGGGCATGGCTTTTGGCACAGGAACGCACCACACTACGATGATGTGCGCCCAATGCCTGGAGGAAGTGGTGCGTGAGGGTTCGGTGGTCTTTGATGTAGGGACCGGTTCAGGAATCTTAGCGGTAGCGGCTGCTAAGCTGGGCGCCAAAAGTGTTAAAGCTGTGGACCTTGATCCGGTTGCCGTACGAGTAGCTCAGGAAAATGTAACAATCAATCAGGTCGAGCACCTGATATCTGTTGCACGCGGCGACTTGTTAACCGGGGTCGAAGGTCAGGCAGATGTCATTGTAGCAAACATTATTGCCGATATCATTATTCATTTATTAAAAGACATCCCGGCTAAGCTTAAGAAGGATGGCTGCTTTATTGCCAGCGGGATTATTGTCGAGCGATTGAGTGATGTAACGGCGGCAGCTATTGAACAGAACTTTATTGTGGAAAAGGTTGTCGAAAATGGCGGCTGGGTTGCCATGGTGATGAGAAAGAGGGGCGTCTAA
- the dnaJ gene encoding molecular chaperone DnaJ, producing the protein MSKQDYYELLGVPRTASDDEIKKAFRKLARKYHPDVNRDNPQEAEAKFKEINEAYEVLSDPQRKAQYDQFGHAAFDGARGGNAGGDFGFGGSGGFSDIFDMFFGGQSGFGGRQPGPEKGADLRYDLEISFEEAAFGVEREVQIPRTEDCDTCKGSGAAPGTQAEVCPQCKGTGQVQVMQNTPFGRMVNVRTCDRCNGEGRIVQTPCRDCHGRGKVRNKRKIKIKVPSGVDNGSRLRIAREGEAGVRKGPPGDLYVYIFVKPHKLFAREGSEVICEVPISFVQASLGDEIDVPTLDGKVKLRIPEGTQSGTIFRLKEKGIPHLRGNGRGDQHVRVKVLTPQKLNERQRTLLQEFAKLGGENINPEQKNFFKKVKDVFGV; encoded by the coding sequence GTGAGTAAACAAGACTATTATGAATTGCTGGGTGTGCCTAGAACGGCATCGGATGACGAAATAAAAAAGGCTTTTCGTAAACTGGCCCGCAAATACCATCCTGACGTCAATCGTGATAATCCACAAGAAGCGGAAGCTAAATTTAAAGAAATTAATGAAGCTTATGAAGTGTTATCTGACCCCCAACGCAAAGCGCAGTATGACCAGTTTGGTCATGCTGCGTTTGATGGCGCCCGGGGAGGGAATGCTGGCGGGGATTTCGGGTTTGGCGGCAGTGGTGGCTTCTCAGATATTTTTGATATGTTTTTTGGCGGCCAGTCTGGGTTTGGCGGACGCCAGCCCGGTCCGGAAAAAGGTGCCGACCTGCGGTATGATTTAGAAATATCCTTTGAAGAAGCAGCGTTTGGCGTGGAGCGAGAAGTACAGATTCCGCGGACTGAGGATTGTGATACCTGTAAGGGTTCCGGGGCGGCGCCAGGAACACAGGCGGAAGTTTGCCCGCAGTGTAAAGGAACCGGGCAAGTTCAGGTGATGCAGAACACGCCCTTTGGTCGGATGGTCAATGTGCGGACCTGTGACCGTTGCAACGGTGAGGGTAGAATCGTTCAGACGCCTTGCCGGGATTGCCATGGCCGTGGTAAAGTGCGCAACAAACGAAAGATTAAAATCAAAGTTCCGTCCGGCGTAGACAACGGCTCCCGGCTGCGGATCGCCCGCGAGGGTGAAGCCGGTGTTCGCAAGGGACCGCCGGGTGATTTATATGTGTATATTTTCGTAAAACCGCATAAATTGTTTGCCCGTGAAGGCAGTGAGGTAATTTGTGAAGTGCCGATCAGCTTTGTGCAAGCTTCACTGGGTGATGAAATTGATGTGCCTACCCTGGACGGCAAGGTAAAACTGCGTATTCCTGAAGGAACTCAGTCGGGAACGATATTCCGTCTAAAGGAAAAGGGGATTCCCCACTTGCGTGGCAATGGCCGTGGCGATCAGCATGTCCGGGTTAAAGTTCTGACCCCGCAGAAGCTGAATGAGCGCCAGCGTACTTTATTGCAGGAGTTTGCCAAGTTGGGCGGCGAGAATATAAACCCGGAGCAGAAAAACTTTTTTAAAAAAGTAAAAGATGTGTTTGGCGTATGA
- the dnaK gene encoding molecular chaperone DnaK yields the protein MGKVIGIDLGTTNSVVAVMEGGEPVVIANAEGSRITPSVVGFSKTGERLVGQLAKRQAVSNPDRTISSIKRHMGTAHKVRIDDKDYTPQEISAMVLQKLKGDAEAYLGETVTQAVITVPAYFSDSQRQATKDAGTIAGLEVLRIINEPTAAALAYGLDKGEDHTILVFDLGGGTFDVSILELGDGVFEVKATNGNNRLGGDDFDERIMNWLVSEFKKESGVDLSQDRMAAQRLREAAEKAKIELSGVLTTNINLPFITADQTGPKHLDINLTRAKFDELTADLVEATMGPTRQAMSDAGLQPSDINKVILVGGSSRIPAVQEAIKRFLGKEPHRGVNPDECVAVGAAIQAGVLVGDVKDVLLLDVTPLSLGIETLGGVFTKIIDRNTTIPTRKSQVFSTAADNQPSVDIHVLQGEREMAAYNKTLGRFELSDIPPAPRGVPRIEVAFDIDANGIVHVSAKDMGTGKEQKITITASGGMSKDDIERMVNEAEAHAAEDKKRKEEVEVRNNADSLVYQAEKTIKDMGDKADKALVEKVQKAADKLKETLKGTDIEQIKADTEELTKPLYEMTSAAYSQADAAEAGTQAPGAGAAGGAGQDEKIVDAEYKVVDEDKK from the coding sequence ATGGGAAAAGTTATTGGAATAGACCTTGGTACTACAAACTCAGTGGTTGCCGTGATGGAAGGCGGCGAACCGGTGGTTATCGCTAATGCGGAAGGCAGCCGGATTACTCCCTCGGTTGTCGGCTTTTCGAAAACCGGAGAGCGTTTGGTCGGTCAGTTGGCAAAACGTCAGGCCGTATCCAACCCTGATCGCACGATTAGCTCCATTAAACGCCACATGGGAACGGCGCATAAAGTCCGTATTGACGATAAAGATTATACTCCCCAGGAAATCTCGGCCATGGTGCTGCAAAAACTTAAAGGGGATGCCGAGGCGTATCTGGGAGAAACGGTAACGCAGGCTGTTATTACCGTGCCGGCTTATTTTAGCGACAGCCAGCGCCAGGCTACGAAAGATGCCGGAACCATTGCCGGTTTGGAAGTGCTCCGGATTATCAACGAACCGACGGCGGCGGCATTAGCTTATGGGCTAGACAAAGGCGAAGATCACACGATTTTGGTATTCGACTTGGGCGGCGGTACTTTTGACGTGTCCATACTCGAATTAGGCGACGGTGTGTTTGAGGTAAAGGCTACTAACGGTAATAACCGTTTAGGCGGCGATGACTTTGATGAACGAATCATGAACTGGCTGGTTAGTGAATTCAAGAAAGAATCCGGTGTGGATTTATCGCAGGACCGGATGGCTGCCCAGCGGCTCAGAGAAGCTGCAGAAAAAGCAAAAATTGAACTTTCCGGCGTGTTGACGACCAATATCAATCTGCCGTTTATTACAGCGGACCAAACCGGCCCTAAACATCTGGACATCAATTTAACTAGAGCTAAATTTGATGAATTAACTGCCGATCTGGTGGAAGCTACCATGGGACCAACCCGTCAGGCTATGTCTGATGCCGGTTTGCAGCCGAGCGATATTAATAAGGTCATTTTGGTAGGCGGCTCCAGCCGTATCCCGGCTGTGCAGGAAGCGATCAAACGCTTTTTGGGCAAAGAACCACACCGTGGTGTAAACCCTGACGAGTGTGTGGCTGTTGGCGCCGCTATCCAGGCCGGTGTCTTAGTCGGTGATGTAAAAGACGTCCTGCTCCTCGATGTTACGCCGCTGTCTTTGGGCATTGAGACGCTAGGCGGTGTGTTTACTAAAATTATTGACCGCAATACTACTATTCCGACCAGAAAAAGTCAGGTCTTCTCTACGGCAGCCGACAATCAGCCTTCTGTAGACATTCATGTGCTACAGGGTGAGCGGGAAATGGCCGCATACAATAAAACACTGGGCCGTTTTGAACTCTCAGATATTCCGCCGGCACCGCGTGGGGTGCCTCGCATTGAAGTTGCTTTTGATATTGACGCCAACGGTATTGTCCATGTTTCGGCGAAAGATATGGGAACCGGTAAGGAACAGAAAATCACGATCACTGCTTCCGGCGGTATGAGCAAGGACGATATTGAACGCATGGTCAACGAGGCTGAAGCGCATGCGGCAGAAGACAAAAAGCGCAAAGAAGAAGTGGAAGTGCGCAATAATGCTGATTCCTTAGTATATCAAGCCGAAAAAACGATTAAGGATATGGGCGATAAAGCTGATAAGGCTTTGGTTGAAAAAGTGCAAAAAGCAGCCGACAAATTAAAAGAAACGCTGAAAGGTACTGATATTGAACAAATTAAAGCTGACACGGAAGAGTTGACCAAACCGTTGTATGAGATGACATCAGCTGCCTACAGCCAGGCCGATGCAGCTGAGGCTGGCACTCAAGCTCCGGGAGCCGGTGCGGCAGGTGGTGCCGGACAGGATGAAAAGATTGTGGATGCCGAATACAAAGTAGTGGACGAAGATAAAAAATAA
- the grpE gene encoding nucleotide exchange factor GrpE, with product MSENKEANSCEQELVLDAEEKEAAVDGAEAAGAGAASETEVERLLALVEEKNQLVNEQIDRFKRLQADFENFKRRTRQEKEELSNIVAQNILVEILPVIDNFERALQSAAAQDAASVLAGVQMIYRQFAGVMDKVGLTAIEAVGKPFDPQQHEAVMRVEDPEQPDGTIAEELQKGYSVRGKVIRPSMVKVVSN from the coding sequence ATGTCGGAAAATAAGGAAGCCAATAGCTGCGAGCAGGAACTGGTTTTGGATGCAGAAGAAAAGGAAGCTGCCGTTGACGGTGCTGAAGCTGCCGGGGCTGGCGCAGCCAGTGAAACGGAAGTGGAGCGCCTTTTGGCTCTGGTGGAAGAAAAGAATCAATTGGTCAATGAACAAATCGATCGTTTTAAACGTTTGCAGGCGGATTTTGAAAATTTTAAGCGCCGAACCCGTCAGGAGAAAGAGGAATTATCCAATATTGTTGCCCAGAATATACTGGTAGAGATTCTACCGGTCATCGATAACTTCGAGCGGGCCCTGCAAAGTGCTGCCGCGCAGGATGCGGCAAGCGTACTGGCTGGTGTTCAAATGATTTACCGTCAGTTTGCCGGTGTAATGGATAAAGTTGGATTGACTGCTATTGAGGCGGTTGGCAAGCCATTCGACCCGCAGCAGCATGAAGCAGTTATGCGGGTAGAAGATCCGGAGCAGCCGGACGGGACAATTGCCGAGGAATTGCAAAAAGGTTACAGCGTCCGGGGCAAAGTGATTCGTCCCAGCATGGTAAAAGTGGTAAGCAATTAA
- a CDS encoding TCP-1/cpn60 chaperonin family protein, which produces MNVKQAGSGSDVDERLTALVTNSNAVRAVTAAVEGTIGPKGLDTMLVDRAGGVIITNDGVTILDKMDVNHPAAKMLINIAKAQQEEVGDGTTTATLIAGALVAEGVNQVLRGVPVARIIEGIRFGVQYAVEQLAQRSLPIEKLEQPILHNIAMVAGREYEDIARLVVQAARLIGSPKLQDKHFRLSEIITAKVGADNEVFMGVVIDKERMNKEMPQAMDNARILIIDDALEPENIGDEALGTEAGFRRYLDLQNEFRANILKIVEQNINVVLVDRGVHADAEEILTDAGVLVVQRIAAKELRRAADHTGAKMIKRTGLKKEAGELVKYIGYAEKVYEDEKLEQLRVVGGQGKPMATILVGASTQEVAGERERIAKDAASSVQAAIIGGYVPGGGAIEVAVARAVEQARTRVKGMAVYGVDCVVNALKHPLAQIVENAGYNPLEKVEEVVAAQAGTSQNCLAVDCETGLIADMLSLGVVDPVPVKIHAVKAAGEVAIAILRIDTIIKKREDNAASKDQGPSDF; this is translated from the coding sequence ATGAATGTAAAGCAGGCCGGGAGTGGTTCAGACGTTGATGAACGGTTGACCGCCCTGGTAACTAACTCCAACGCCGTCCGGGCTGTTACGGCGGCTGTCGAGGGAACCATAGGTCCCAAGGGGCTGGATACCATGCTGGTGGACCGGGCAGGCGGTGTGATCATTACCAATGACGGTGTCACCATTTTGGATAAAATGGATGTTAATCATCCGGCGGCTAAAATGCTGATTAATATTGCCAAGGCTCAGCAGGAAGAAGTGGGCGATGGAACGACAACGGCTACGCTGATTGCCGGCGCTTTGGTGGCCGAAGGAGTAAATCAGGTCCTGCGGGGTGTGCCTGTAGCCCGGATTATTGAGGGAATCCGATTTGGCGTCCAATATGCGGTTGAACAATTGGCGCAGCGAAGCTTACCGATAGAAAAACTGGAACAGCCGATTTTGCATAATATTGCCATGGTTGCCGGCCGCGAATACGAAGATATTGCGCGACTGGTAGTTCAGGCGGCCCGTTTAATCGGTTCGCCCAAGCTACAGGATAAACATTTTAGACTGTCGGAAATTATTACGGCAAAGGTTGGAGCCGACAATGAAGTGTTTATGGGGGTTGTCATTGACAAAGAACGGATGAATAAAGAAATGCCGCAAGCCATGGACAATGCGAGAATCCTGATTATTGATGATGCCCTTGAACCGGAAAATATCGGTGACGAGGCTTTGGGGACCGAGGCGGGATTTAGGCGGTACCTTGATTTGCAGAATGAATTTCGTGCCAATATATTAAAAATTGTCGAGCAAAATATTAATGTAGTTCTAGTTGATCGTGGTGTTCACGCCGATGCTGAAGAAATACTGACCGACGCAGGGGTTTTGGTGGTGCAGCGGATTGCGGCAAAAGAACTGCGTCGGGCGGCCGATCATACCGGAGCTAAAATGATTAAGCGGACCGGTTTGAAAAAAGAAGCGGGTGAGCTTGTTAAATATATTGGATATGCCGAGAAGGTTTATGAAGATGAAAAACTGGAGCAGCTACGCGTTGTTGGCGGCCAGGGGAAACCGATGGCAACAATTTTGGTCGGCGCATCAACCCAGGAGGTTGCGGGAGAAAGGGAGCGAATTGCCAAGGATGCGGCCTCCAGTGTGCAGGCGGCAATAATCGGTGGGTATGTTCCCGGCGGTGGTGCGATTGAAGTGGCTGTAGCCCGCGCTGTGGAACAGGCGCGTACCCGGGTCAAGGGGATGGCTGTTTATGGTGTGGATTGTGTAGTAAATGCACTGAAGCACCCACTGGCCCAAATTGTGGAGAATGCCGGCTATAATCCACTGGAAAAGGTGGAGGAAGTAGTGGCCGCGCAGGCCGGAACCAGCCAGAACTGCCTGGCTGTTGATTGTGAAACAGGCCTGATTGCCGATATGCTGTCATTAGGTGTTGTAGACCCCGTGCCCGTAAAGATTCATGCCGTTAAGGCGGCCGGTGAAGTGGCTATAGCTATTTTGCGGATTGATACCATTATCAAGAAGCGGGAGGATAACGCCGCCTCTAAAGATCAGGGACCATCCGATTTTTGA
- the hrcA gene encoding heat-inducible transcriptional repressor HrcA yields the protein MLDERKRKILQAIIDDYISTAEPIGSRTIARKYGLGISPATIRNEMADLELLGYIEQPHTSAGRIPSAKGYRFYVDCLIEPQTISEREISLIDNWYHAKVQRIEEVFQETAKILSRMTRNISMVLAPQLSQYVFKYIQFLPLDERRVILVVVTDTGFVENKIMNTPPGTSLKDLQRIAEGINSRLAGLPFDRIQTSLLTQIKQELLPSEEFLDTALLMIKQALFAEKNEKVYLGGTTQMLNQPEFRNLDKIKGLLTMLEEERLLCDILQKKEDDGVIITIGQENKYTGMQDCSVVQATYRLDGQIVGTVAVLGPTRMEYRKIISILDFMHSHLGEILKKYKV from the coding sequence ATGTTAGATGAGCGTAAACGTAAAATTTTGCAGGCAATCATTGATGATTATATTTCCACCGCTGAACCTATTGGCTCACGAACAATTGCTCGCAAATATGGCTTGGGAATAAGTCCGGCCACTATCCGGAATGAAATGGCCGATCTTGAGCTATTAGGCTACATTGAACAGCCCCATACCTCAGCAGGGCGAATCCCATCGGCTAAGGGATACCGCTTTTATGTAGATTGTTTAATTGAACCGCAGACCATATCGGAACGTGAGATTAGTTTGATTGATAACTGGTATCATGCTAAGGTGCAGCGTATTGAAGAAGTATTTCAGGAAACGGCGAAGATTCTTTCCCGGATGACCCGAAATATTTCCATGGTATTGGCGCCGCAGCTTTCGCAATATGTCTTTAAATATATTCAGTTTCTGCCGCTGGACGAACGTCGCGTGATTTTGGTGGTAGTAACCGATACCGGCTTTGTGGAAAACAAGATTATGAATACGCCGCCGGGAACCTCATTAAAGGATTTGCAAAGAATTGCCGAAGGCATTAACAGTCGTCTGGCAGGATTGCCTTTTGACCGGATTCAGACTTCACTGCTGACTCAAATCAAACAGGAGCTTTTGCCGAGCGAAGAATTTTTGGATACGGCTTTGCTTATGATCAAACAAGCACTCTTTGCCGAGAAAAATGAAAAGGTGTATCTGGGTGGCACTACGCAAATGCTGAATCAGCCGGAGTTTCGTAACCTTGACAAAATCAAAGGTCTGTTGACCATGCTGGAAGAAGAGCGTTTGCTCTGCGATATCTTGCAAAAGAAAGAAGACGACGGTGTTATCATTACTATTGGTCAGGAAAATAAGTATACCGGAATGCAGGATTGCAGTGTTGTGCAGGCCACTTATCGCCTGGACGGTCAGATTGTCGGTACCGTGGCTGTCTTAGGACCGACACGGATGGAATATCGAAAGATTATCAGCATTCTTGATTTTATGCACAGCCATTTAGGTGAAATATTGAAGAAATACAAGGTGTAA
- the hemW gene encoding radical SAM family heme chaperone HemW, which produces MKLGIYVHIPFCRQKCLYCDFPSFTTDSQLYSTYITALCREATGRSGIFSHAVVDTVFIGGGTPTLLSQDLLNQILSCLRENYRLSDEVEITIEANPGTVDRAKLQTLQAQGVNRISFGVQTFAERLLPQIGRIHSAAEAARAVELAQAAGFDNINVDLMYGLPEQTVQDLQESIDRAIGMGVRHLSVYGLKIEEGTPFASLHEQGRLALPEEEIEEAMYELAVHYLPARGFRRYEISNYAPAGWECRHNLKYWHYQPYLGLGLAAHSFFDGQRLANTVDLQRYIDFFSGTGGEKQEFPVAVVEKLDRETAMAEFAFLALRTSNGVHILEFNTCFAADFFSQYNKVITALRRQELIEVTEKNVRLTELGMKYGNVVFGAFLPDT; this is translated from the coding sequence ATGAAACTGGGCATTTACGTTCATATACCTTTCTGCCGCCAGAAATGTTTGTATTGTGATTTTCCGTCCTTTACCACTGATAGTCAGCTATATTCCACTTATATTACCGCTTTGTGCCGGGAAGCCACTGGCCGGAGCGGTATTTTCTCCCATGCCGTGGTTGATACCGTTTTTATCGGCGGCGGCACGCCAACCCTGTTGTCGCAGGACCTGCTAAACCAGATTCTTAGCTGCTTAAGGGAAAACTATCGACTGAGCGACGAAGTGGAAATTACGATAGAAGCCAATCCGGGGACGGTGGACAGGGCTAAGCTGCAGACCTTGCAGGCACAGGGTGTCAACCGGATCAGTTTTGGCGTACAGACTTTTGCGGAGCGCTTATTGCCTCAAATCGGCAGGATTCATTCAGCGGCAGAGGCAGCTCGGGCCGTAGAACTGGCACAGGCTGCGGGATTTGACAATATCAATGTTGATCTGATGTACGGCTTGCCGGAACAGACAGTGCAGGATTTACAGGAAAGCATCGACCGTGCTATCGGTATGGGCGTCCGGCATCTTTCGGTATATGGGTTGAAAATCGAAGAGGGGACGCCCTTTGCTTCGCTACATGAGCAGGGGCGGCTCGCTTTGCCCGAGGAAGAGATCGAAGAGGCCATGTATGAGCTGGCTGTGCATTATTTACCGGCTCGAGGCTTTAGACGGTATGAAATATCCAATTATGCCCCGGCGGGCTGGGAATGCCGTCACAATTTAAAATACTGGCATTACCAGCCTTATCTGGGATTAGGCCTGGCGGCCCATTCTTTTTTTGACGGTCAGAGGCTGGCGAATACCGTTGACCTGCAGCGATATATCGACTTCTTTTCCGGTACTGGTGGAGAAAAGCAGGAATTTCCTGTAGCGGTTGTGGAAAAACTGGATAGAGAGACGGCCATGGCTGAATTTGCCTTTTTAGCGCTGCGAACCAGTAACGGCGTACATATCCTTGAGTTTAATACTTGCTTTGCGGCAGATTTCTTTAGTCAATATAATAAGGTTATCACTGCGCTCCGCCGGCAGGAACTGATCGAGGTAACAGAAAAAAACGTACGCCTGACAGAACTGGGGATGAAGTACGGAAATGTGGTTTTTGGCGCTTTTTTACCGGATACTTAG